The Candidatus Poribacteria bacterium DNA window GCTGCAATCGGACCAACTTCTGGATTCGCTTGCGGATCTTCAATGAAATCGCTCAAGGTCGTTGCGTTCGTTTCATCACTGAGAGGTAACTCCAACGAGACAGTACCCGAATTCAGAACTAGTAGATCTTCGATCTGTTTATCGGTCAACTCAAGCACGTCGGACAACTCCTTGATGGTGGGTTCCCGGTGAAGTGTTTGGCTGAGGTCTGCATAGGCTGAATCAAACTTGCTCGCTTTCGCAACAACATAGGACGGGAGACGGATCGAACGCGAACAGTTATCGAGCGTCCTCATGATTGCCTGCCGAATCCACCATATAGCGTAGGTACTAAACTTAAATCCTTTCCGATAGTCGAATTTGCTCGCTGCCCGCATCAAACCAATATTTCCCTCTTGGATGAGATCCTCAAGGGGAACATTATGTCCTTGATACTTCATCGCAACTGAAACCACAAGGCGCAAGTTCGCTTGGACTAGCTCATCGCGCGCACTTTCATCGTTCTGCTCAATCCGCTTGGCAAGCTCAACCTCTTGCTCTCTAGATAGAAGTCCGTGCCCTGAGACCTTCTGAAGCCAAGTGCTTAACGCATCAATTTGAGGTGTTTGCGTATCGTCCCCCGACGGCGTTGTCCACTGATCGTTGCCTTCATAGTTCTCGGTATCTTCAATCGATCCTTCAACAAGGCTGTTGTTGAAAGTTCCACCGACCGTTTCATTTGCCCTTGCTGTCATTTACCTCGCTCTCCTAAAAAGCTGTTAAACTACTGGGTTGTAACAGGGGTTAGCATCGAGTTGGCGGAATAGTAACACGATATTTTATGTTTTGTCAAGTAAATAACTTAAAAAACCTATTTTAACTTGTAAATCGGTTATTTTTCTGATATAATTTTGTTGAAATTATACTGGGAAGATTCGCTAGCTAATCTTTTTTGCCTAATCAACGAGTTACGGAGCAATAGGAATACGCTGGAGCTAGCGAAGAACCGGGAAGGTAAAACGATGAAATCAGTACCGAAAGACACACGCGGCGCAATCGTCGAACTTTTGAAAAAAAATAGCGGTATGACAGCCGGTGAAATCGCGAAGCAGTTAGACCTCCATTCCATGACAGTGCGTCAGCATCTGTCTATCCTGGAGCGGGAAGGCTATATTCAACACTATCGCGAAAAAATTAGCCGGGGCAGACCTGTCTACATATATAAACTCACTTCGGAGGCAAAGGAGAGTCTATTTCCGAATGACTACCCACGATTTGCGCTGGGGACTCTAGACGCTCTGGTAGTGATCGATGGGGCAGAAAAGGTTGACCAACTCCTTGAATATCAAATGGAGATGAAGGTCGCAATGTGTCTTAACGATATTGAGGGCAAGAGTTTACCCGAAAAGATTAAGGTGCTTGCCGCTTTTTTAGATGAAGAGGGCTATCAGGTTGAGATAGCGGAAACACCACATGCCTATATCCTTAAAGAACATAACTGTGCCCTTGAATCTATTGCAGAGAAATATCCCCAACTCTGCCAGCTCGAACTGTCCCTGTTGCAGCGGTTACTTGATGTGCCAGTTGAGCGTGAATGCCACATGCCCTCCGGGGATTCGATATGTAGCTATAAAGTCCTTAAAACTGATACCGCCCAAGAATTAAGGAAATGAAGCGGGACATCGTCCGGCCGGATCTTACCCTTACCCTTTACCTTTC harbors:
- a CDS encoding winged helix-turn-helix transcriptional regulator — its product is MKSVPKDTRGAIVELLKKNSGMTAGEIAKQLDLHSMTVRQHLSILEREGYIQHYREKISRGRPVYIYKLTSEAKESLFPNDYPRFALGTLDALVVIDGAEKVDQLLEYQMEMKVAMCLNDIEGKSLPEKIKVLAAFLDEEGYQVEIAETPHAYILKEHNCALESIAEKYPQLCQLELSLLQRLLDVPVERECHMPSGDSICSYKVLKTDTAQELRK
- a CDS encoding sigma-70 family RNA polymerase sigma factor, yielding MTARANETVGGTFNNSLVEGSIEDTENYEGNDQWTTPSGDDTQTPQIDALSTWLQKVSGHGLLSREQEVELAKRIEQNDESARDELVQANLRLVVSVAMKYQGHNVPLEDLIQEGNIGLMRAASKFDYRKGFKFSTYAIWWIRQAIMRTLDNCSRSIRLPSYVVAKASKFDSAYADLSQTLHREPTIKELSDVLELTDKQIEDLLVLNSGTVSLELPLSDETNATTLSDFIEDPQANPEVGPIAALVEGDLVDTLLSKLKAREREVIKMRYGLEDGEEKTLREIGEKMEVTRERIRQLEIEAIARIKRLYDEAGELRLPKEASSCPAA